A region from the Prosthecobacter algae genome encodes:
- a CDS encoding four helix bundle protein: MATVDLTELRVYQLAMRVGSDVWSIVNGWPWFSKQALGLQWVRAADSIAANISEGYGRFSFKENARFCYYARGSLRETETWLAKSFERALVPQPFDLDLPMKLDALRRQLDNYIHSLGRSSASTLSEDPPHDGSSFIELPPLEEFLAQFDSSAS; encoded by the coding sequence ATGGCCACTGTCGATCTCACAGAACTTCGTGTTTACCAACTCGCGATGCGGGTTGGGAGCGATGTGTGGTCGATTGTAAACGGCTGGCCCTGGTTCAGCAAACAGGCCCTTGGATTGCAGTGGGTTCGTGCGGCGGATTCCATCGCTGCCAATATCAGCGAGGGCTATGGTCGTTTCTCCTTCAAGGAGAACGCCCGGTTTTGCTATTACGCCCGAGGTTCCCTTCGCGAAACGGAGACTTGGCTGGCCAAGTCTTTTGAGCGGGCATTGGTCCCTCAGCCCTTTGACCTGGACCTGCCCATGAAGCTCGACGCTTTGCGCCGGCAACTCGACAACTACATTCACTCACTCGGACGGTCTTCTGCCTCCACACTCAGCGAAGATCCTCCTCACGATGGTTCTTCGTTCATTGAACTTCCTCCTCTGGAAGAATTTTTAGCCCAATTCGATTCGTCAGCCTCCTAA